ACTCTCCCAACTGCAAAAACCTTAAAAACTCCCCCAATAAGATTCATTTGTATTATAAATAAGTCtttagcttctctctctctctctctctctgtgtaaaGTCTTGGCTGTAGATATATAGTAATAAGCAAAGGACAAGGTacgaggagaagaagaagaaggatatGCATGAAACTggaggagggggaggaggaACAATGTCGGCAGATCCCCAAGATTATACTATCATCAAGGAGGGAGAGGCTGAGATTCTCATGCGCAAAAATGAGGTCTTTTACAATCCCAGCCAGGTGccttaatcttcttcttcttcttcttctgcaattttatggtttttctgtTATGTTTTGTTGaaaagatgaaattttttttaatgggttttgtgttttggatGGGATTCTGACTTGGGACTTTGATGAGTCCTTGTTAGTTCTTGAAGATATGTTTGGTTgctcagaaatttttttttttttttttgatggggtTCTGCTGTTGAAACGTTTGATTGTTAGTAGAATATaaattgaagtccaattgaTTATTCACTGAAGTTTTTGGGTGTTATTTAATTAGCAAAGAGAACCTTTTGATTTGCTTATGATTGAGATTATAAATGTTCTGGAATTGAGCAGAAATTCAGTATGTGACAGATTTTGTGTGTACGTTGCCTTTTTCATTTGACATTGGAAAAAATTTACATGCGTTAATGAGCTATAACTTAACTGGCACTTCCTTCTCCCAAAAGAATGGGTTGGAGGGTGATGTATTGGGTTCAAGACCTTAGTTGCATGTTAGTTTAAAAAAGGTACTACCTTGTGCACAAAGCTCCCACTTTTGCTGGGATGTAAGTGGTGATTGGTGGGCAGCCTAGCCCCCAATTATTTTTTGAAGAGACGGATTCCTATTCATGTGTAGTTCCTCCCCACCTGAATTGAGGTGGAGATTATAGCAGGTGAGGATTTTAGAGTACCGTGGGAAGATAAGATTAGATAAGTTTTGTTATTCATGCATCGTGCCATTCTCTAAAGTGTGACCTGGGATGATACCTTCAGAGTTCAAACTTTTCTAAACAACAAAATGTGATCTTCAAACTTTGCTCTATTATATTGATAATATTTTGGAAGATGCGACATGGTATGGGTATTTTTTGGCGGTTATAGCTAATTGTTGGTTGTAATTACCTTCTGTTACCTGCTTTGTGGTTTTCTTGCACACGTGAAGGCTTCTAATTGTTTCAATATGTAATACTCAGGTTGACAACAGAGACATGTCTATTGCTGTCTTGAGGACATTTATATCCAAACGCAAACAGGAGCATGAAGCATATTTGTTGAAAAGAACGAAAGCAGCAACAAAGGCTTCTGAGAAGGATTCCTCTGAACCTGCTGGAGAAGCAGCTGATGAATCTCTCATGAATGATGAAGAAGCTAATGGAGAATGTGAAGTGTCTGAAGAGGTACATCAGGATGAACCATGTAGCATTTCAAAAGAATCGGTCAAGACCCCTGAGGGAAAAGGACGTGGAGAACTGAAGCCAGCAAGAGTTCTTGAGGTGTTTCTATAATCTTCTGTTATTAATTTAagttaacattttttaataacattCGTTTGTTCCAGTTTGAACAGTTTGTTAGGAATATTTGAATCTtcaatattattaaataatgtgatttccttttgaatttacaGGCCTTGGCAGCTTCTGGGTTGAGATCTCTAAGATATGCTTGTGAAATAGAAGGGATAGGCCAAGTTGTGGCAGTAGACAATGATAAAGGTTGCTATTTATATTTCAGTATATGACATTTTgtacttatcccaaaaaaagttacttcattttgtaatgctTACTTTTCTGGAGATACATATACACACTTGTCCAAGAAAACTAGATACATGTTTGTAGAACAAACATATGTGTGTATATTGCAGATATGTGTTCCTGCCTCCCTTTCCACTAATAATTGTGTTGCTTCACAATTACCCAATGCCTATAAACCCAGAAGTCTCTGGTTCGACTCCTTGTTGAGGCATTTCACGATTTATTCAATGCCTGCTCAGTGGGTGTGTGTAGGCATCCGGGGTTTGCCCCTCAGTGGTGGTCCCACTGACCCATACCTTGAGGGTTTCCCTtgtcatcccaaaaaaaaaaattaaaataaactcaCCCTCCagtttaaaattcaattattgaGCCATGTGCAAGTGTTTATTAGTTATTATCTAGTGCCTGAATGAGGCCTGTAGTCATAATACTTGTTGTAATCATTTGCTCTTTTTTCAGTTTCTGTTGAAGCTTGCAAGAGAAATATAAAGTTTAATGGTTCAGTAGCATGTTCAAAGGTGGAGCCACATCTTGCTGATGCTCGTGTATTTATGCTCACCCATCCAAAAGAATTTGATGTGGTATGCAGgtgcttttaaatatatatatatatatatatatatatgtattttatggaaaaagaaagaattaaaaaaaaaaaaaaagcatctatAGGTCATTTTCTCTGGATATTTTGTCAATTCCAAACTTATCTGAATAAGACTAATGGACGGCTTCACTCCCTGTTCTCACTTCTCAAGGATTACTTATCACCCATCTTTCCTGTTGTTTTGATATATTAGGATATAAAGTTAGCCTAGTATTTatcaacattttcaaaataatccAGTATTCATAATCTTTTTTGGTTATTGGTGTTTCAGGTTGATCTTGATCCTTATGGCGCACCTTCTGTGTTCTTGGATTCTGCTGTCCAATCGGTTGTAGATGGAGGCATGCTGATGTGTACTGCAACTGATATGGCAGTACTATGTGGGAGTAGTGGGGAGGTTTGCTATTCCAAGTGAGGGTTTTGTACTTGTCTCACCTTCAATCAAACTATGGTTTTCAGATTATTGGGCTTATTATttattgacctttttttttttttttttttaataattattagatATGGTTCCTATCCATCACGAGGGAAATATTGCCACGAAATGGCTTTGAGGATCCTCCTTGCGTGCATTGAGGTATTCCTATGCCTTTGaaatacatataaataattgaaaatattcttttttatgttttatttttcctttgttttagaCCAAAAGCAAAGAGAACTGCCGTTGTCAATATTTCACTGTAGTTTGTTTGCcatatgttttaaaaattctaaaaactttGTGAACTGTTTGAGTTGTTTAACTCTTTCCTCTtatctttctttccctttttctccCCTTCTGTTGTGGTAGTCTTTgtttgtgagtgtgtgtgtgtgtttccaTGTTGATATTTTGATTAGTTGATTATAAGTATTACCTTTGCTCTATCTAACAGCACAATATGTATATGTCTATCAGGGGTGGGGGGTTGTAACATTTggaattgcctttttttttcctgatttaaGTACGGATGTTGCACAATGATTTTGGCTATCAAGTGCAAGTGAGAAGTTTGATTCTAGAGAGTAGCCACTTAATTCAAATGCTCTAGGGTAGGAACCCATTTTGGTAGGGTAAGCACTGGGTAATCCTAAACTTTTCTAGTGGTAGTCACTCGTTAGAAATTCAATACTACAATAAACTATGACAAGGTGTTGTCACATCAGTATTGATGGGGTCTCACCAATTTTTGTTTAGATTGGCGATTTTACTTTTAGATTGGAACTgttcaaaataaatcaatacaTGGTATGATGAATATcttctaaattttgtttgaattagTACAGCCAAATGATTGATAGGGCACCATCTGAGCATAGTTTTGTGCCTTTTATGTTTCAAAGGTCATTGCTAAAATAAGGGCTAGTCAAAGCCCTAAAAGATGGAATTGTCTCATAATGTCAATTTTATTCACTAGAATAAAATGACCATGGTATCTCTCTTCAAAGCTTATATTTTACAGACTTCTCTGCAAATGTTAAAAAGCCTAAGTGGCATTGGGAATACCTCTGCTAATTGTTTGAGTTGGACTTTAATGTGCATCGGGGATATTATAAATCACTTCTCAAGGCACCTACACGAGAGTTGGATGACCTGGATATccgctctttttttttcttaggatCTAGAAATACTAGTATATTTGTAGGATCGAGAATCATATATTTGCTTCCTTTTAGTACACTATGTAGAAAGGTTTTCACTGTTACTTTCTTGGATATCCACGAAATGCCAGCCACTTAACGGTTATTTGTAGTTTGAGATTTGCTTTATTGTtgttcttctccttccctcaaACCTCAGGGGGTGTTTGGCAAACCACATAACTTGTTTCAACTTATATATAACTAATATTTTTGGAGGAATATGAACGTGAAATGCCCAATTCAAAACCAGTTTTAATAGGATATATCTGATCCAATTTTGAACCTGTTTTCTGAACAAAAAAGTTTTACCACactgaaagaaaattaaaacaagttgTGTTGTTCCAAGCTAGCGACGTTCAGTGTAGTCAAAGGCGAGCCGGGCGCTCACCTAGGCGCCCGGGCGAGGTGAGGCGCCACTAAGGCGCCTCAAAGGCTCTAAGGCGAGGCGCCTTTAGTGAGGCGCTCGCCTTTAGAGCCTAGGCGAGCAAGGCGAGCGCCTTAAGCCATGAAAAAGGCGCTAAGGCGAGAgcctcaagttttttttttttttttttaattttttttttatagatgttTGTTGTGAAACCTATTTTTAGACTATTAATTTCAAAAGGCATGTAATAAAACCTATTGTTAGTTaaattaatttacaaatttgttttgTAAGACTTATTGTTATATAGAAGCTTATTGTAAAACGTATTGTTAGAACTAACTAATAGAGCCTAAACCATGTTAATCCTATATTGAAATAATTTGAAAGACCTAATTTCTTCATGCTACACATTGAAAAACACttcattataatattataatgcACTAGGTACATATGATTTAAGTTCTAtatgtataataaatatattaagaatTTGGCGCCTCGCTTTACTCGGGCTAGCGCCTTTTTGTCGCCTCACGCCTCGGGCGATACAAGGCCTTGGCGCCTTAAGGTCGCCTTTCGCCTTTGACTACCTTGGCgaggtttttttttatgacatggCAAACACCCCTCAAATGTAATATCTAAAGAATTTCTTCTGGTTTATGGTTGTTCAATGCCTCATTGATCATCATAATCATCTGTTTGAGAAAACCAAGATTTCACTGACAAGAGGCCGGAGTTCTACCAAGAAAACATTTATCAGGAGAgaatgatttttccttttgaaatttgaacaatTGAAAAGGCTTAGcacattttttgttaaaataattatatttccaatttttcttcccttaaaattctaaaaagtttCTACCATGTATTCTAATTGAGTTTTTAGTGATTTATTCCTGCCATCACAAGTTTCCTTTTAGGTTTGTGTCCTTTTTTTGGCCTGTGGCTCTGGTTATTCTTATTGTCATTCATACCCCCGTTATTAAGAAAATGAGTTTCGTTTTTGGAGGAGAAGCCTAGTTATGCCTAGGTATACCTCATGTAGAGGAGTATATACAACAAGGGAAGAaactttcttcctttttatcaAATATACTTGCTATTGTACAGAAAAATCTTATgcatacttttctttttctttttcttgaatgCAGAGCCATGCAAATCGGTACAAGCGGTACATAGTTCCTGTTCTATCTGTTAAGATGGGCTTTTATGTCCGTGTTTTTGTTCGCATATACACGTAGGTGTCTTATCTATTTTGAATGAATTCAGAATTAGCTGATTCTGTGGATAAAATAG
This DNA window, taken from Quercus robur chromosome 2, dhQueRobu3.1, whole genome shotgun sequence, encodes the following:
- the LOC126714388 gene encoding probable tRNA (guanine(26)-N(2))-dimethyltransferase 2, which gives rise to MHETGGGGGGTMSADPQDYTIIKEGEAEILMRKNEVFYNPSQVDNRDMSIAVLRTFISKRKQEHEAYLLKRTKAATKASEKDSSEPAGEAADESLMNDEEANGECEVSEEVHQDEPCSISKESVKTPEGKGRGELKPARVLEALAASGLRSLRYACEIEGIGQVVAVDNDKVSVEACKRNIKFNGSVACSKVEPHLADARVFMLTHPKEFDVVDLDPYGAPSVFLDSAVQSVVDGGMLMCTATDMAVLCGSSGEVCYSKYGSYPSRGKYCHEMALRILLACIESHANRYKRYIVPVLSVKMGFYVRVFVRIYTSASAMKNTPLKLSYVYQCIGCDSFHLQPIGRTMSKNNSVRYLPGFGPAVHQECSDCGKKFNMGGPIWSAPIHDQEWVTSILANVKSMQDRYPAYARISAALTNVSEELPDVPLFVSLHSLCATLKCTSPSAVIFRSAVINAGYRISGTHVNPLGLKSDAPMDVIWDIMRCWVKNHPVKAQPPDQPGSVILAKEPVLQANFARAVASLSKAQAKKVTRFLPNPERHWGPKLRAGRKITSKHVSLLGPQALNGTVDHEDEEPTAKRQKAQEPSTNS